From the Stigmatella aurantiaca genome, the window TCGAGTCCCCCGAGACGACGTCGCTCAAGGTCGCCCCGCTGCGGCTCGGCGCGGTCTACAAGTTCGACTACGCGGCGTTCCGCTGGCACATCCCGTTGGTGCCCTACGGCAAGGCGGCGCTCATCTACATGCCCTGGTGGGTGTCCAAGGGGGACAAGACCCAGGAAGTGAATGGCCGCAAGGGCCGGGGGGGCCGCTGGGGCTATGGCTTCACCGGCGGCGTGGCCTTCCTGATGGACGTGCTGGAGCCCCGGCTGGCGCGGGACTTCGACTCGGACCTGGGCATCAACCACACGTATCTCTTCGCCGAGTACACGTACGCGGAAGTGAACAACTTCGGCAGCTCGGGGCTGGTTCTGTCCAGCCGGCACTGGATGTTCGGGTTGTCGCTGGACTACTAGACCGTCCATGCGGTCATCCCCCCTCGCGTCCCCGTCTCTCCTGCCGCTGTGGTGCGCGGCCACCCTGGGCCTCCTGGCCTCCGGCTGCCACCGCGCGGTGAAGCCGGAGCTGGGGGTGGACCGCACGGTGGAGGCGGGGGTGCCGGTGGACTTCGGCTCGCCGCGGGAGGATGCGACCCCCGTCACCTGGGACTTCGGCGACCAGCGCCCCCAGGTGAAGCAGGCCCGTATCTCCCATGCCTTCGCCTCGGCGGGCACGTACACGGTGCGGGCGCTGGAGGGCTCGCGGGAGGTGGGCCGTGTGCAGCTCACCGTGGTGCCCCGGCCGGTGCTCCGGGCCGTCCCCGCGGAGGCGCGGGTGGCCCTCTGGGTGCCCCAGCTGCGCGGCACGGTGGAGCCCCTGCTGACCTTCTACGAGCAGCTCGTGGGGCCGTCGCTGGCCCGGAACCAGCTGGGCGATGCGCCCTTCCTGCCCCTGCTGCTGCGCAGCGCCCGGGGGGATGCGCGCCTGGTGGATCCCGAGGAGGGCTTTGGGCTGTTCCGGCTGTCCTCCTTCGAGGGCACGGTGGCGCTGCTGGGGGTGACGGACGGCCCGGCGGCCATGGACGCGGTGCTCCAGGAGTTCGAGGCCGGGGGCGCCCAGGTGCGGCGGCAGGAGGATGGCAGCGCCTCCGTGCAGCGTGGGCTGGGGACTCCCATCTCGCTGTTCCTCGACCGGGGCTACCTGTACCTGGCCCTCCCGCAGGCGGAGACGCCGGAGGAGGGCCAGACGGTGAGGGCGCAGGCGAGCCTCGGGCCGGACGCGGGCGCGCTGCGGGGGCTCATCGCGGGCTTCGCGGGGGCGGGGCTCTCCGAGCTGCCCGTCCTGGAGCAGCTGCGCGGCAAGGTGGCCGAGGGCCAGGCGTACCTCTTCACGAGCCTGGTGGAGCAGGGCTCGGCGTTCCCCGGGATGCTGGCGTCGATCCGGGTGGGCGAGGGGCTCGCGGAGCTGGACGGCTTCCTGGCGGCGGACAAGCCGCTGATGGAGGGCAAGCAGGGCCCTGTTCCCGCGCTGCTGGCCCAGGCGCCCGCGGGCCCCGTGGCCGCGGCGACGTTGTCCGTGCCCCCGGAGCAGCTGGCCTCGTGGATTTTCGGCGCGCCCGGCTCGCCGCGGCGCCAGGAGGTGACGGAGGCCTGGAAGCAGGAGGGCATCGACGCCGAGGCGCTCACCCAGGCCATGCGGGGCGACGTGTCGTTGCTGGCGTACTTCGATGCGCCGGCCTTCTACCGGAACCTCGTGGCGAACCGGCAGCCCGAGCCGCGCGGCACGATTCTGCTGGAGGCGGGGCTCACGCGCCCGGAGCCCGTGGTGGCGATGCTGACGAGGATGTTCGCCGAGGGCACCTGGAACGTGGAGACGGTGAAGGAGCCCGGCATCACCCGCTTCCGGATGCGCGTGCTGGAGCAGCCGCTGCTGCTCTCGGTGGGCGCGGACCGGCTGTGGCTCGAGGCGGGGGAGCCCCTGGCGGCCCGGCCCAAGAAGAACGTGGCGGCCGCGCTGAGCGAGCGCTTCGCGCCCAGCGCCTTCGGGCCCGGCCACCTGTCGCTGATGGTGGACCTGGGCCAGCTGCGCGCGGACCTGCAGGCGCCCCGGGAGGTGCCGGGCGTGCCGCAGGTGCAGCTCGGCGCGGCGAAGGCGCTCGGCGGGGCCTTCCTGGATCAGCTCACCCCGTTCGATCACGCCTTCATGGACTTCACCCCCGAAGCGGGCGGCGCCCGGCTGCGAGGCCGGGTGGTGCTGCGCAAGCGCTGACACGCCCATGGGAACCGTCACCATTCTCTATTTCGCCGTGGCCCGGGAGCGCGCGGGCCTGGCGCGCGAGGTGCTGGACGTCGCCGAGGGCGCCCGGGTGAAGGACGTGCTGGGGCTGCTCGTGGCGCGCCACCCGGCGCTCCTGCCGCTCCTGCCTCACCTGCGGGTGGCGGTGGACCAGGAGTTCGTGCCGGTGGAGGCCCCCGTGCCCCCGGGCGCCGAGCTCGCGCTCATTCCTCCGGTGGCGGGCGGCTCGGGCCTGTTCTCGGTGGTGGACCGGCCGCTGCGGCTGGAGGACGTGGTGGCGGCCGTGTCGGGTGAGGCGTACGGCGGGCTGGTGACGTTCTCGGGCTCGGTGCGCAACCAGACGCGGGGCCGGCGCGTGCTGCGGCTCGAATACGAGGCGTACCCGCCCATGGCCGAGAAGCAGCTGGCCGTCATCGGCGCGGAGGCCGCGGAGCGCTTTGGCGGCACGCGGCTGGCCATCATGCACCGCGTGGGGACGCTGGCGCCCGGGGAGCTGGCGGTGGTCATCGCCGCCGCCGCCCCGCACCGGAAGGAGGCGTTCCTGGCGTGTGAGCACGCCATCGAGCGCCTCAAGCAGGATGTGCCCATCTGGAAGAAGGAGTTCTTCGAGGATGGGGAGGTCTGGGTGGGACTGGGGCCCTGAGGGGCTCGCGCCGGACTACTGGACGCTGAAGCTCGCGGGGACCTTGAGCTGCGTGCCGCCATCGCTCGCCTGCGGCACCTCGGTGATGGGCCGCAGGGGCGTGTCGACCCCCAGGCGCTTGCGCCGCTCGGCTTCCTTCTCACGCGCCTCGGCGAGCACCCGCGCGTTGCTCTCCGCGACGCGCTCGGGGCTGGGCCCCGCGATGATGAAGCTCAGCGGCGCGCTCACGAACACGACGGCGACCAGGGCCAACCAGGCCAAGTCTCGCGGACGGAGTCCGGACACCCGGTCCTTGGCCACCGAGTGCTGGAGGCACAGGTGGAGCTGGCCCTGGGTGAGCCGCAGCGTGGTGCCCTCGGGCAGCTCCACGCTGACGCGGCCCTCCTTCCGGGAGAGCAGGGACTCGGGCACGGCCTGGAAGCCACCGCCCGGGACGTCCCGCTCCACCGTCGCCGCCGGGGGGACGAAGACCCGGTAGCCCTGCCCGGTGCGCTCGGCCAGGAGGAAAGGCTCCTCCGGCAGGGTGAACCCGTAGAGCGGCAGCGGGGCCTTCCCGTCCAGGGCGGCATGCACCTGCTCATGGGTGGGGCCGAAGCTCCAGGCTTCCGACAGGGAGGTGCCCCAGTAGAGCTCACAGAAGAGTCCGGCGCTGGCGGTGGGTTTCATGGGCCGCCCGAGAATAGAGCCTTCACCCGGTGTTCGCAGCGCCTCCGTCGGCCGGCAGCGGCCCTCCGTCGGGTTTTGTCAGGGGGCCGGCTGCTGTCCCAGCGTCCGGCACGGGAGGGGGAGGCGTGGGCACGGCGGGAAGCCCCCCATCCAGGGGAGGGGGCGGAGGCACGCCCGCATCCGGCAAAGGAGGGGGCGGCGCGGCGGCCAGGGGGGCGGGGGGCGGGGGGGAAGGGGACAGGGCATGGCGGACCTCGGCGGCCGCCACGGCGAGGATGGCGCCCGTCATGGCCAGGAACCCCACGGTGTGGGCCAGCGTCTCCACATGCGGGGAGATGGGCTTGCCCCGCGCCGACTCGAGGGCGAGGAACACCAGCCGCCCCCCGTCCAGCCCGGGCACGGGCAGCAGGTGCACCAGCGCGAGCGCCACCGAGATGGTCACCAGCACGCGCAGGAACGAGTCCCAGCCACTGGAGGCCGCGTCGGAGGACTGCCGCATCACGGTGACGGAGCTCGTGGGCTCCTCCAGCGGATCGGGCCCGCGCACCATGCGCACCAGGAGGTTCACGCCCTCGATGGCCACGCGCCGGGTGTGCAGCAGGGCCTGTGTGAGGGCCTCTGTCCCGGCATGCTGGCGGAAGACGTATTGCTGGCTCACCCCGATGCGGCCTGCCCCCCGCTCATCGGCCCGGGGGCGCACCTGTACCACGCGCGTCTCCCCATCCCGGGTGACGATGAGGGTGCGGTCCTGGCCCGGGCTCCGGGCGATGACTTCCACGAAGTCCGACCAGCTCTTCGTGGGCTGCCCATCCACGCTGAGGATGCGGTCCCCCGGCAGCAGTTGGGCGCGGGCGGCCTCCGAGCCGGGCACCACGGTGCCCACCGTGAGCGGCACCACCACGTGCGTGCCCGAGGTGTAGAGCGCGAAGAGGATGCCCAGGGCGAGCAGGTAGTTGGCCAGGGAGCCCGAGAGCGTGACGAGCACCCGCCGCCACGGGCGCTGGTCCCGGTAGCTCTTCGCATCGGCGGGCGGCCCCGGCGCATGGGGGTTCATCCCATGAATGGTGGCCGAGGCCCCCAGGGGGATGGCGGCGATGACGTACTCGGTGCCCAGCAGCCGGAAGGACAGCAGGGGCGGGCCAAAGCCCAGCGAGAAGCGCGGCACGCGCAGCCCGAGCAGCCGCGCGGCCACGAGGTGCCCCAGCTCATGCACGGCCAGCAGCAGGCCGAGGGCAAGCAGTGCCAGGAGGGCGTACATCCGCGCGGCGCGTCAGAGCTTCCGGCGCTGGCCGGTCCGCTTGTAGGCCAGGTAATCCGAGAGGATGGTGCCGTGGTCGAAGCAGAGCTCCTTCGGCAGGGCATTCACGGGGAAGGCCCGGGCCTCGGCGGCATCGTCCGAGCCCTGGGGCTCGCCCTGCGCCCGGCCGATGTAGACGGTGGACAGGGTGTGCTTGCGCGGATCGCGCTTCGGGTCCGAGTAGGTGAAGAACTGCTCGAGGAGCTCCACCTGGAGGCCCGTCTCCTCCTGTACCTCGCGCACGGCGGCCGCGTGCAGGGGCTCGCCCTCGTCCACGAAACCGCCGGGCAGCGCCCAGCCCACGGGCGGGTTGGCACGGCGGATGAGGACGATGCGCTCACCGCTCAGCTCGATGATGCAGTCCACGGTGGGGGTGGGGTTCTTGAACTCGGTCTCGGCCATGGGCGGACAGTCTAACCCCGGGGCGCGCTCTGTCACTGCACTCTCGCGCCCCATTGGTTATGGTGGACACGTGCCGATCCGCCGCCTTCCCCTGTTCGCCTTGCTGGCCACCCTGAGCTGCAACACCTTCTTGCAGAACCCGGGGGCCTATGAGCTGGAGCCCGTCGAGGTGCTGCGCGATGACTGCAACCTGCTGCCGCCCGGCTCGGACTTCTGGAATGGCTTTCTGGTCATCTCCGGGCAGGTGGTCCGCATGGACTTCGACTTGCTGAGGATGCAGCTCATCGGCCGCTTCCTGGCGGGCGGAGAGATGTTCACCGTGGATGGCAGCGTGGCCAACGCCCAGGTCACCGCCAATGGGCAAGAATGCCTACTGGATCAGGTGAGCGTTCACATCGATGCCACCACCGTCTGTGAGACGGAGTTCAACGGCACGCTGCGCGTGCGGTACGAGGCGCGCCGGCCCGACAGCTGCGTCTGCGAGCTGTGGGCCACGTTCAACGCAGTGCAGAATGGGCGGTCCTGCTCCTCGCCGCCGTAAGCGCGAAGCATGGGGCTCCAGCGATTTACAGATTGAGCCAGCCGCCCTGACGATTTACAGAAGGGGTCTGTCCGTCACGCTTGGAGGAAGCCCATGGCTGAACCGCAGCGTCCGCAGCAGGAGATCCAGTCGGTCCTCACGGAAAACCGTGTCTTCCCTCCTCCCGAGGAGTTCTCGCGGAAGGCCCACCTGCGCAGCATGGAGGACTACCACCGCCTGCGGGACGAGGCGGCGAAGGACCCTCAGGCGTACTGGGGTGCGCGGGCCCGGGAAGAGCTGTACTGGAAGGAGCCCTTCCAGACGGTGCTGGACTGGAAGCCGCCCCACGCCCGCTGGTTCGTCGAGGGGCGCACCAACCTGGCCTACAACTGTCTGGACCGGCACCTGCCGAAGCTCAAGGACAAGCCGGCCATCCTCTTCGAGGGCGAGCCGGGGGACCGGCGCACCGTCACCTACGGGGAGCTGGCGGCACAGGTGAACCGGCTGGCCAACGGGCTGAAGTCGCTGGGCGTGAAGAAGGGTGACCGGGTGGGCATCTACCTGCCCATGGTGCCCGAGGCGGCGGTGGCCATGCTGGCGTGCGCGCGCATCGGCGCGGTGCACTCGGTGGTGTTTGGCGGCTTCTCCGCGGAGGCGCTCCAGGATCGCATGAACGACGCGGGCGCCAAGGTGCTGCTCACCGCCGATGGCGGCTGGCGCAAGGGCGCGGTGGTGCCGCTGAAGAAGAACGTGGATGCGGCGCTGCCCAACATGCGCACCATCGAGAAGGTGGTGGTGGCCAGGCGCGCCGGGGATGCCGGCACGCCCGGGCCCAAGGACGTGTCCTGGGAGGAGCTCGTCAAGGGCCAGAGCGACACCTGCGAGCCGGAGTGGGTGGAGAGCGAGCACCCGCTGTTCATCCTCTACACCTCGGGCTCCACGGGGAAGCCCAAGGGCGTGATGCACACCACGGGCGGCTATTCGGTCTACGCGTCGCTCACGACGCGCTGGGTGTTCGACCTCAAGGAGGACGACATCTACTGGTGTACCGCGGACGTGGGCTGGGTGACGGGGCACAGCTACGTGGTGTACGGCCCGCTGCTCAACGGCGTGACGTCGGTGATTTACGAGGGCGCGCCCACGCAGCCCGGACCGGACCGGTTCTGGGAGATCATCACGCGCTACAAGATTTCCATCCTCTACACGGCACCCACCGCCATCCGCGCCTTCATGCGGCTGGGGGACGAGATTCCGCGCAAGCACGACCTGTCGTCGCTGCGGTTGCTGGGCTCGGTGGGGGAGCCCATCAACCCCGAGGCGTGGATGTGGTACCGCGACGTCATCGGCGGCGGGCGGTGCCCCGTGGTGGACACGTGGTGGCAGACGGAGACGGGCGGCATCATGATTTCGCCGCTGCCGGGCGCCACGCCCACCAAGCCGGGCTCGGCCACGTTCCCGCTGCCGGGCATCCACGCGGAAATCCTGGACCGGGAAGGCATGCCGGTGCCGAAGGGGCAGGGGGGCC encodes:
- a CDS encoding MXAN_2562 family outer membrane beta-barrel protein; protein product: MSRAVALGAAVFLGALPSQAQETSTSATSLQSPRSGAIAVKLGGYTPRIDTEEGLTSAPYEKTFGNSSMLLVELEIQRYFYQGIGSAGVSVSAGYAEKYGKAVNLEGVESPETTSLKVAPLRLGAVYKFDYAAFRWHIPLVPYGKAALIYMPWWVSKGDKTQEVNGRKGRGGRWGYGFTGGVAFLMDVLEPRLARDFDSDLGINHTYLFAEYTYAEVNNFGSSGLVLSSRHWMFGLSLDY
- a CDS encoding PKD domain-containing protein, giving the protein MRSSPLASPSLLPLWCAATLGLLASGCHRAVKPELGVDRTVEAGVPVDFGSPREDATPVTWDFGDQRPQVKQARISHAFASAGTYTVRALEGSREVGRVQLTVVPRPVLRAVPAEARVALWVPQLRGTVEPLLTFYEQLVGPSLARNQLGDAPFLPLLLRSARGDARLVDPEEGFGLFRLSSFEGTVALLGVTDGPAAMDAVLQEFEAGGAQVRRQEDGSASVQRGLGTPISLFLDRGYLYLALPQAETPEEGQTVRAQASLGPDAGALRGLIAGFAGAGLSELPVLEQLRGKVAEGQAYLFTSLVEQGSAFPGMLASIRVGEGLAELDGFLAADKPLMEGKQGPVPALLAQAPAGPVAAATLSVPPEQLASWIFGAPGSPRRQEVTEAWKQEGIDAEALTQAMRGDVSLLAYFDAPAFYRNLVANRQPEPRGTILLEAGLTRPEPVVAMLTRMFAEGTWNVETVKEPGITRFRMRVLEQPLLLSVGADRLWLEAGEPLAARPKKNVAAALSERFAPSAFGPGHLSLMVDLGQLRADLQAPREVPGVPQVQLGAAKALGGAFLDQLTPFDHAFMDFTPEAGGARLRGRVVLRKR
- a CDS encoding molybdenum cofactor biosynthesis protein, yielding MGTVTILYFAVARERAGLAREVLDVAEGARVKDVLGLLVARHPALLPLLPHLRVAVDQEFVPVEAPVPPGAELALIPPVAGGSGLFSVVDRPLRLEDVVAAVSGEAYGGLVTFSGSVRNQTRGRRVLRLEYEAYPPMAEKQLAVIGAEAAERFGGTRLAIMHRVGTLAPGELAVVIAAAAPHRKEAFLACEHAIERLKQDVPIWKKEFFEDGEVWVGLGP
- a CDS encoding M50 family metallopeptidase; this translates as MYALLALLALGLLLAVHELGHLVAARLLGLRVPRFSLGFGPPLLSFRLLGTEYVIAAIPLGASATIHGMNPHAPGPPADAKSYRDQRPWRRVLVTLSGSLANYLLALGILFALYTSGTHVVVPLTVGTVVPGSEAARAQLLPGDRILSVDGQPTKSWSDFVEVIARSPGQDRTLIVTRDGETRVVQVRPRADERGAGRIGVSQQYVFRQHAGTEALTQALLHTRRVAIEGVNLLVRMVRGPDPLEEPTSSVTVMRQSSDAASSGWDSFLRVLVTISVALALVHLLPVPGLDGGRLVFLALESARGKPISPHVETLAHTVGFLAMTGAILAVAAAEVRHALSPSPPPPAPLAAAPPPPLPDAGVPPPPPLDGGLPAVPTPPPPVPDAGTAAGPLTKPDGGPLPADGGAANTG
- a CDS encoding NUDIX domain-containing protein — encoded protein: MAETEFKNPTPTVDCIIELSGERIVLIRRANPPVGWALPGGFVDEGEPLHAAAVREVQEETGLQVELLEQFFTYSDPKRDPRKHTLSTVYIGRAQGEPQGSDDAAEARAFPVNALPKELCFDHGTILSDYLAYKRTGQRRKL
- the acs gene encoding acetate--CoA ligase; this translates as MAEPQRPQQEIQSVLTENRVFPPPEEFSRKAHLRSMEDYHRLRDEAAKDPQAYWGARAREELYWKEPFQTVLDWKPPHARWFVEGRTNLAYNCLDRHLPKLKDKPAILFEGEPGDRRTVTYGELAAQVNRLANGLKSLGVKKGDRVGIYLPMVPEAAVAMLACARIGAVHSVVFGGFSAEALQDRMNDAGAKVLLTADGGWRKGAVVPLKKNVDAALPNMRTIEKVVVARRAGDAGTPGPKDVSWEELVKGQSDTCEPEWVESEHPLFILYTSGSTGKPKGVMHTTGGYSVYASLTTRWVFDLKEDDIYWCTADVGWVTGHSYVVYGPLLNGVTSVIYEGAPTQPGPDRFWEIITRYKISILYTAPTAIRAFMRLGDEIPRKHDLSSLRLLGSVGEPINPEAWMWYRDVIGGGRCPVVDTWWQTETGGIMISPLPGATPTKPGSATFPLPGIHAEILDREGMPVPKGQGGLLFVTHPWPGMLRTVYGDPDRYVKTYFSELPGKYFTGDGARTDADGYIWLMGRVDDVVNVAGHRLGTAEVESALVAHPRVAEAAVVGRPDDLKGTALVAFITLKKGTVPSPELKKELATHVAKEIGAIARPDELRFAEALPKTRSGKIMRRLLRDVAAGKQSTGDTSTLEDLNVLATLRQDEE